One genomic segment of Sphingorhabdus sp. M41 includes these proteins:
- the lpdA gene encoding dihydrolipoyl dehydrogenase yields MTDNFDYDLLIIGSGPGGYVAAIRAAQLGLKTGCIESRETLGGTCLNVGCIPSKAMLHASELYHEAHSGALEKFGVKLTGAKLDLKQMLAEKVKAVAELTGGIEFLFKKNKVDWIKGHGAFEDSHTVTVGDKSYTAKNILIATGSSVTPLPGVEVDNSKSVVVDSTGALELSKVPGHLVVIGGGVIGLELGSVWLRLGAKVTVVEYLDQILPGMDGDIRKDANRMFKKQGFDIRTGTKVTGCTVKGKKATLTMEPAKGGDSETLEADVVLVAIGRKPNIDGLALEKSGVETNGRGQIEVGHDFQTKVPGVYAIGDVTPGPMLAHKAEDEGIAAAEFIAGQQGIINHDLIPGVVYTYPEIANIGKTEEEVKDSGVEYKVGKFLFAANSRAKTNRDTEGYVKIIADAKTDRVLGAHIISSLAGTLIAQVTQAMEFGATSEDIAYTCHAHPTHSEAIKEAAMAVQGKPIHM; encoded by the coding sequence ATGACCGACAATTTCGACTATGATCTTCTGATAATCGGCTCCGGCCCCGGCGGTTATGTCGCGGCGATTCGGGCGGCGCAACTCGGTCTGAAAACGGGCTGCATCGAGAGCCGCGAGACGCTGGGCGGCACCTGCCTCAACGTTGGCTGCATCCCGTCCAAGGCGATGCTGCACGCTTCCGAGCTTTATCATGAAGCCCATAGTGGCGCGCTGGAGAAATTCGGTGTGAAGCTGACCGGCGCGAAGCTCGATCTGAAGCAGATGCTGGCCGAGAAGGTGAAGGCGGTTGCGGAGCTGACCGGTGGCATCGAATTCCTGTTCAAGAAGAACAAGGTCGACTGGATCAAGGGCCATGGCGCGTTCGAAGATAGTCACACGGTCACGGTCGGCGACAAGAGCTATACCGCGAAAAACATCCTGATCGCCACCGGCTCGTCCGTCACTCCGCTGCCCGGCGTCGAAGTCGACAACAGCAAATCCGTCGTGGTCGACAGCACCGGCGCGCTCGAACTGTCGAAAGTACCCGGTCATCTGGTCGTTATCGGCGGCGGCGTGATCGGGCTGGAACTGGGCTCGGTCTGGCTGCGCCTCGGCGCGAAAGTGACCGTGGTCGAATATCTCGACCAGATTCTCCCGGGCATGGACGGCGATATCCGCAAGGACGCGAACCGCATGTTCAAGAAACAGGGCTTTGATATCAGGACCGGGACCAAGGTCACCGGGTGCACGGTCAAGGGCAAGAAAGCGACGCTAACGATGGAACCGGCCAAGGGCGGTGACAGCGAGACGCTGGAAGCCGATGTCGTGCTGGTGGCGATCGGCCGCAAGCCGAATATCGACGGTCTTGCGCTGGAGAAGTCCGGTGTGGAAACCAACGGTCGCGGACAGATCGAGGTTGGCCATGACTTCCAGACCAAGGTTCCCGGTGTCTATGCCATTGGTGATGTTACTCCCGGTCCGATGCTGGCGCACAAGGCCGAGGATGAGGGCATTGCCGCGGCCGAATTCATCGCCGGCCAGCAGGGTATCATCAACCACGACCTGATCCCCGGCGTCGTCTATACCTATCCCGAAATTGCCAATATCGGCAAGACCGAGGAAGAGGTGAAGGACAGCGGCGTCGAATATAAGGTCGGCAAATTCCTGTTCGCTGCCAACAGCCGCGCCAAGACCAATCGCGATACCGAAGGCTATGTGAAGATCATTGCGGACGCCAAGACCGACCGCGTGCTTGGTGCGCATATCATTTCTTCGCTGGCCGGCACGTTAATCGCGCAGGTCACCCAGGCGATGGAATTCGGCGCGACCTCGGAAGATATTGCCTATACCTGCCACGCGCATCCGACCCATTCGGAAGCGATCAAGGAAGCGGCGATGGCGGTACAGGGCAAGCCGATCCACATGTAG
- a CDS encoding DUF6998 domain-containing protein: MAIPPAIDHLSIRGLMQLGASIGVELRKRKICRTSNSPIGDVAEYLFSETFGWNLAVNSKAGFDAITQEGKRIQIKSRRVWAKNTSRQAGDIRNLSQHLFDELAGVVFDENYSVILAIIIPHHLVLEQALEITHSNSHRIYLRDDWVARDGVRDVTAVVRQKWEQLNSTLYETS; this comes from the coding sequence GTGGCAATACCACCCGCCATAGATCATTTGAGCATTCGCGGACTGATGCAACTTGGCGCGTCTATCGGTGTTGAACTGCGGAAGCGAAAGATTTGTCGCACCTCCAACAGCCCCATTGGAGATGTGGCAGAATATTTATTCAGCGAAACCTTCGGATGGAACCTAGCGGTCAATTCTAAAGCGGGCTTTGATGCTATCACCCAAGAAGGCAAAAGGATTCAAATAAAGAGTCGGCGTGTTTGGGCTAAAAATACATCGCGACAGGCCGGGGATATTCGAAACTTGAGTCAGCATCTTTTTGACGAGCTGGCAGGCGTGGTTTTCGATGAGAATTATTCAGTGATTCTAGCAATTATCATCCCTCACCATCTCGTGCTGGAGCAGGCATTGGAAATTACTCATTCAAATAGCCACCGTATTTATCTTCGAGATGATTGGGTAGCGAGAGACGGCGTCAGAGACGTGACTGCGGTCGTCAGGCAAAAATGGGAACAGTTGAATAGCACGCTTTATGAAACATCATAA
- a CDS encoding PepSY domain-containing protein, which translates to MKHHKLMRWHVWLGWLIGVPIIIWTASGLLMVVQPIETVRGNHLRSEMPALDAIKPVAPLLEGRQAKSLTLQQNSAGPFWVIAYADGGKRRADAETGALLPPVSGAEANLLASAARSDPAVIRSVTLFAAGQAPMEQRSGRPSWQVVFDDDARFYIDADSGELLAVRTKFWRAFDFMWGLHIMDLQTREDTSHPILIGSAALALLGSILGFVMLFTRRRRRTTT; encoded by the coding sequence ATGAAACATCATAAACTCATGCGCTGGCATGTCTGGCTCGGCTGGCTGATCGGGGTGCCGATCATCATCTGGACGGCGAGCGGATTGTTGATGGTGGTGCAGCCGATCGAAACCGTGCGCGGCAATCATTTGCGGAGCGAGATGCCGGCGCTGGATGCGATAAAGCCGGTGGCACCCTTGCTCGAGGGGCGTCAGGCGAAGAGCCTGACCCTGCAGCAGAACAGCGCAGGGCCCTTTTGGGTGATTGCCTATGCCGATGGTGGCAAGCGGCGGGCGGATGCCGAGACCGGTGCCTTGCTGCCGCCGGTTTCGGGCGCTGAGGCCAATCTGCTGGCGAGCGCGGCCCGATCCGACCCGGCAGTGATCCGGTCCGTTACCTTGTTTGCCGCCGGCCAGGCACCGATGGAACAGCGCAGCGGGCGGCCATCGTGGCAGGTTGTTTTTGACGATGATGCGCGCTTTTATATCGATGCGGACAGCGGCGAGTTGCTCGCGGTGCGCACCAAATTCTGGCGGGCCTTCGATTTCATGTGGGGTCTGCATATCATGGATCTGCAGACACGCGAGGACACCAGCCACCCGATCTTGATCGGTTCGGCCGCGCTGGCTCTGCTAGGATCGATACTCGGATTTGTGATGCTGTTCACCCGGCGCAGACGAAGGACAACGACATGA
- a CDS encoding trimeric intracellular cation channel family protein — translation MNSAFLYSALGWLDLFGIAVFAISGALVAARNRQTLVTFGFFALVTGVGGGTVRDLLIGAPVFWVQDARVPILCLGIALLVWLTPVKFWRPAAVDWFDAIGLAAYSVFGAAKALQLGIDPVPAAIMGIITASVGGVIRDLISGEPSIIVRPELYVTAGALAAFVFVLLAQTGIPGFIAALIAFVAGFALRALAIVKGLSLPAYRAAEEKE, via the coding sequence ATGAATTCGGCCTTTCTGTACAGCGCGCTCGGCTGGCTCGATCTTTTCGGGATAGCGGTATTCGCCATTTCCGGGGCGCTGGTCGCGGCGCGCAACCGGCAGACTTTGGTGACCTTCGGCTTTTTCGCGCTGGTCACCGGTGTCGGTGGCGGTACCGTCCGCGATCTGCTGATCGGCGCGCCGGTTTTCTGGGTGCAGGACGCGCGGGTGCCGATCCTGTGCCTCGGGATCGCCTTGCTGGTTTGGCTGACACCGGTCAAATTCTGGCGACCGGCAGCGGTCGACTGGTTCGACGCGATCGGGCTGGCGGCCTATTCGGTTTTCGGGGCAGCCAAGGCGCTGCAGCTGGGGATCGATCCCGTCCCGGCTGCGATCATGGGGATCATCACCGCCAGTGTTGGCGGCGTGATCCGCGATCTGATCTCCGGCGAACCGTCGATCATCGTGCGGCCGGAACTTTATGTGACTGCGGGCGCGCTGGCTGCTTTCGTCTTCGTCTTGCTGGCGCAAACCGGGATACCGGGCTTCATCGCTGCCCTGATCGCCTTTGTCGCAGGTTTTGCGCTGCGCGCTCTGGCAATTGTCAAAGGCCTGTCGCTGCCCGCCTATCGCGCCGCCGAAGAGAAGGAATAG
- the sppA gene encoding signal peptide peptidase SppA translates to MQFARAAWRFLVAIKDGMVLIAMLLFFGALYALLSSQPNSAAIRDGALLLDLNGVIVEEPAAPTFEDFLASNTGNGPREYRLRDVVHAIDATVEDDRVKAIVLDLSSFAGGGQTSLTDVGEALARARKAGKPIYAFASFYSDDSYQLAAHATEIWMDPMGGMIFAGPGGNRLYYKGLIDRLGVTANIYRVGTYKSAVEPYMRADQSPAAREASEALYGVLWDSYVSEIKKARPQAMVKAFADDPAAFVTAAGGDFAAVAMEQKLVDKLADKTAFDRFVAEQVGADEKPSPDSFKSIDYDDFVAAHPVDSNGSAIGVITVAGEIVGGSTGPGMAASGRIAELIYTALDEDDLKALVVRVDSPGGSAFASEEIRLALLEARKKKLPIVISMGDVAASGGYWVATAGDHIFAEPDTITGSIGVFAVLPSFEKALANWGVTADGVQTTPLSGEPNFVGGFSEDLNAILQAGVEDSYGDFVKLVATARGKTPAEVDTIGQGRVWDGGTARQLGLVDGFGGMTEALAEAAKRAGLAEGDYHPQYLDPQPRFSWLPFEGIPFVRQQSAPVTGVIGWAAQRQKAIFGEALATAQGLLVREDVQALCLECSTGVTRNANASANWIDRLLSYSFSSAAR, encoded by the coding sequence ATGCAATTTGCGCGAGCAGCTTGGCGATTTTTGGTCGCAATCAAGGATGGCATGGTGCTGATCGCCATGTTGCTGTTTTTCGGCGCGCTATATGCCTTGCTGTCGTCTCAGCCCAATAGCGCCGCCATTCGCGATGGCGCCTTGCTGCTCGACCTGAACGGCGTGATTGTCGAAGAGCCCGCCGCACCGACCTTTGAAGATTTTCTGGCCAGCAATACGGGCAACGGTCCGCGCGAATATCGCTTGCGAGACGTCGTGCACGCCATTGATGCTACTGTGGAAGATGACCGGGTCAAAGCCATTGTCCTCGATCTCAGCAGCTTCGCCGGCGGTGGCCAGACCAGCCTGACGGATGTCGGGGAAGCGCTCGCTCGGGCTAGGAAGGCGGGCAAACCGATCTACGCTTTTGCAAGCTTCTATAGCGACGACAGCTACCAGCTCGCCGCCCATGCGACAGAAATCTGGATGGACCCTATGGGCGGAATGATCTTTGCTGGCCCTGGCGGCAATCGGCTTTACTATAAAGGCCTGATCGACCGGCTTGGCGTGACTGCCAATATCTACCGCGTCGGCACCTATAAAAGCGCGGTTGAGCCCTATATGCGCGCCGACCAGTCACCCGCAGCGCGGGAGGCGTCCGAGGCGCTCTACGGCGTGCTCTGGGACAGCTATGTCAGCGAAATCAAAAAGGCCCGACCACAAGCAATGGTCAAAGCCTTTGCAGACGATCCCGCCGCGTTCGTGACTGCCGCCGGCGGCGATTTTGCAGCCGTTGCGATGGAGCAGAAGCTGGTCGACAAACTGGCTGACAAGACCGCCTTTGACCGTTTTGTTGCTGAGCAAGTCGGAGCGGACGAGAAACCTTCGCCGGACAGTTTCAAGAGCATTGATTATGATGATTTCGTTGCCGCGCATCCGGTTGATTCAAATGGCTCGGCTATCGGTGTCATCACCGTTGCTGGTGAAATTGTTGGGGGCAGTACCGGTCCGGGTATGGCCGCCAGCGGACGGATCGCGGAACTGATTTACACCGCGCTGGATGAGGATGACCTCAAGGCTCTGGTGGTCCGGGTGGATTCCCCCGGCGGCTCTGCCTTCGCCAGCGAGGAAATTCGCCTGGCCCTGCTCGAAGCCAGGAAAAAGAAACTCCCGATCGTCATTTCCATGGGCGATGTCGCCGCCAGCGGCGGCTATTGGGTTGCTACGGCGGGCGACCATATTTTCGCCGAACCCGATACAATCACCGGATCCATTGGCGTGTTTGCGGTTCTGCCCAGCTTTGAAAAAGCACTGGCAAATTGGGGCGTGACCGCTGACGGCGTCCAGACCACCCCATTATCGGGCGAGCCCAATTTTGTCGGCGGCTTCAGTGAAGACCTCAATGCGATTTTGCAGGCCGGTGTCGAAGACAGCTATGGCGACTTCGTCAAACTGGTTGCGACCGCGCGCGGCAAGACCCCGGCAGAAGTCGACACAATCGGACAGGGCCGCGTCTGGGATGGCGGCACGGCCCGGCAACTTGGATTGGTCGACGGCTTTGGCGGGATGACCGAGGCGCTTGCCGAGGCAGCAAAACGCGCGGGTCTCGCAGAAGGCGACTACCACCCGCAATATCTCGATCCGCAACCCAGATTCTCGTGGCTTCCCTTTGAAGGCATTCCCTTCGTCCGCCAGCAAAGCGCACCCGTAACCGGCGTCATCGGCTGGGCCGCACAGCGTCAAAAAGCGATTTTCGGAGAAGCACTGGCAACCGCTCAGGGCTTGCTCGTACGCGAAGATGTCCAGGCATTGTGCCTCGAATGCAGCACCGGCGTGACCCGGAACGCAAATGCTTCAGCAAACTGGATCGACCGGCTGCTGAGCTATTCCTTCTCTTCGGCGGCGCGATAG
- a CDS encoding NrsF family protein, which translates to MMSDMMIDRLVEDLTPVKPLKNRNGLAFTLAIATILTVLVAMIAGVRGDILMGMPHPMFFLRGGALLLLGLTSSYAVIAMSQPAVGSSFKGWIWALAAALLFPVTAAVMAMMTMPDNMTILVPRYGLECLAVSMLGGLCIAAAQVLWLRRGAPVALERAGWLVGMSSGALGAAAYSLHCPFNSIFYIGLWYSLAVALCAIVGRLLVPPLIRW; encoded by the coding sequence ATGATGTCGGACATGATGATAGATCGTCTCGTCGAAGATTTGACGCCGGTGAAGCCGTTGAAAAACCGCAACGGCCTTGCGTTTACGCTGGCCATTGCAACTATCCTTACGGTGCTGGTCGCCATGATCGCCGGCGTTCGCGGGGACATCCTGATGGGAATGCCGCATCCGATGTTCTTTCTGCGGGGCGGGGCCCTGCTGCTGCTGGGCCTGACCAGCAGCTATGCGGTTATCGCGATGAGCCAGCCGGCCGTCGGCAGCAGCTTCAAGGGTTGGATATGGGCCTTGGCTGCCGCCTTGCTGTTTCCGGTCACCGCCGCTGTCATGGCGATGATGACCATGCCCGATAATATGACAATATTGGTCCCTCGCTATGGCCTTGAATGTCTTGCAGTCAGCATGTTGGGGGGCCTTTGCATAGCAGCGGCACAAGTTCTTTGGCTCCGCCGTGGCGCGCCGGTTGCGCTGGAACGCGCCGGCTGGCTCGTCGGCATGTCTTCCGGCGCTTTGGGTGCTGCGGCCTACAGCCTGCACTGCCCGTTCAACAGCATATTCTATATCGGGCTCTGGTACTCTCTGGCGGTCGCATTATGCGCAATTGTCGGCCGGTTGCTGGTTCCCCCTCTTATCCGCTGGTAA
- a CDS encoding sigma-70 family RNA polymerase sigma factor: protein MRLLMVKAQGGDKQCYSSLLTECEKWLRRYYARKINPAAIDDLVQETLISLHRKRASYDPARAFLPWLAAIGRYRWIDSLRKIYRHEHEQLYEEMVADPQDETVTAKVSLERLLGLISPKQAEVINLVKIEGLSITEAAAMTGQSESLVKVNIHRGLKKLSAMVETE, encoded by the coding sequence ATGCGACTTTTGATGGTCAAGGCGCAAGGCGGCGACAAGCAATGCTATTCCAGCCTGCTCACCGAATGCGAAAAATGGCTGCGGCGCTATTATGCCCGCAAGATAAATCCTGCGGCGATTGATGATCTGGTGCAGGAAACCCTGATCTCGCTCCACCGCAAGCGGGCGAGCTATGATCCGGCAAGGGCGTTTCTGCCCTGGCTCGCAGCGATTGGCCGCTACCGCTGGATCGACAGTCTGCGGAAGATTTACCGGCACGAACATGAACAGCTTTACGAAGAAATGGTCGCCGATCCGCAGGACGAAACGGTAACCGCCAAGGTCAGTCTCGAACGGCTGCTTGGCCTGATCTCGCCCAAACAGGCTGAAGTGATCAACCTGGTCAAGATTGAAGGCCTCAGCATCACCGAGGCGGCCGCGATGACCGGGCAATCGGAATCGCTGGTCAAAGTGAATATCCACCGGGGGCTGAAAAAGCTTTCCGCGATGGTCGAAACAGAATGA
- a CDS encoding DoxX family protein, translating to MKSMVRKIVRLVSASVPEGIALLFTRIALAGIFWRSARTKVEDGSWLQMSDTTVLLFREEYGMPWPEITGLLATYAEHFLPILVVLGLFTRIGAAGLLVMTLVIQFFVYPEAWWQVHILWVALAGILIVRGGGIFSLDRLTGHKFG from the coding sequence ATGAAGTCCATGGTCAGGAAAATAGTGCGCCTGGTGAGCGCTTCCGTGCCGGAGGGAATCGCCCTTCTGTTCACCCGCATAGCCCTCGCCGGCATTTTCTGGCGCTCGGCCCGCACCAAGGTCGAGGACGGCAGCTGGCTGCAGATGAGCGACACCACAGTCCTTCTGTTCCGCGAAGAATATGGCATGCCTTGGCCGGAAATCACCGGATTATTGGCCACTTATGCCGAGCATTTTCTCCCGATCCTCGTCGTGCTGGGCCTGTTCACCCGCATCGGGGCCGCGGGCCTTCTGGTCATGACCCTGGTGATCCAGTTTTTCGTCTATCCCGAGGCCTGGTGGCAGGTGCATATTCTATGGGTGGCGCTGGCCGGCATATTGATCGTACGCGGCGGCGGAATCTTCTCGCTCGACCGGCTGACCGGTCACAAGTTCGGCTGA
- a CDS encoding HvfC/BufC family peptide modification chaperone produces the protein MPSLAEGQSRFIACLQKGPAHFPDDLFAQDKARALLGLKAHANTISHARLVALEDCYPRLHEHMGHEAFHSLSRAYVEQDSIMASDLNHIGVDFANFLGEREYGGTEIDLARIEWAWLESYRSAEAAPVALTDIATLAEADLLAFPVVTHPAIRLIGLTAPLSSALPELAGTDPRALMIARPNAQILFHPLTATEQAIAEKLPESATMGNLLEHALELSDEATAMQHIVKLIQAGALKSAEEI, from the coding sequence ATGCCCTCGCTCGCTGAAGGCCAGTCTCGCTTCATCGCCTGCCTGCAAAAAGGCCCGGCCCATTTTCCCGATGACCTGTTCGCTCAGGACAAGGCGCGCGCATTGCTGGGGCTGAAGGCCCACGCCAATACAATTTCCCACGCCCGGCTGGTGGCGCTGGAAGACTGCTATCCCCGGTTGCATGAGCATATGGGCCATGAGGCTTTTCACAGCCTTTCCCGCGCCTATGTCGAGCAGGATAGCATCATGGCCAGCGACCTGAACCATATCGGGGTCGACTTCGCCAATTTTCTGGGCGAGCGGGAATATGGCGGCACGGAAATCGATCTAGCCCGGATCGAATGGGCCTGGCTGGAAAGCTATCGCAGCGCCGAAGCCGCGCCCGTCGCCCTGACCGATATCGCCACGCTCGCCGAAGCCGATCTGCTGGCTTTCCCTGTTGTCACCCACCCGGCGATTCGCCTGATCGGCCTTACCGCCCCCCTGTCATCGGCGCTGCCGGAGCTGGCCGGCACAGACCCGCGCGCATTGATGATCGCCCGACCGAATGCGCAGATATTATTCCATCCGCTGACCGCGACCGAACAGGCTATTGCCGAAAAACTTCCCGAAAGCGCGACCATGGGTAACCTTTTGGAACATGCTCTCGAACTGAGTGATGAAGCCACGGCAATGCAGCATATTGTCAAGCTGATCCAGGCCGGGGCACTGAAGTCAGCCGAGGAAATATGA
- the bufB gene encoding MNIO family bufferin maturase, producing MPHSLPPSGGIGLKSVHYGNVLDDAAETKRPSWVEVHPQNYFGDGGPAHRWLTAIAGAYPLSFHSVGLSLGSADGLNNDDLEKLAALCDRYQPKMVSDHLSWSGHAHDRYPDLLPIPYTRNALDHFAGEIGKVQDRLQRPILIENPSRYLSYRDDEMSETDFIHALCRQAGCGLLFDINNVEVTATNVGLDMEAYIDAIDPAIVGEIHLAGHATETHDSGPLLIDDHGSMVSDVSWNLYRRFIERAGPIATLIEWDTDIPEYDVLMAEVAKADTILSDLLSEEPRHALAR from the coding sequence ATGCCGCATTCCCTCCCCCCATCGGGTGGCATAGGTCTGAAGTCGGTGCATTATGGCAATGTGCTGGATGATGCCGCAGAGACGAAACGCCCTTCCTGGGTTGAGGTTCATCCACAGAATTACTTCGGCGATGGCGGTCCGGCGCACCGCTGGCTCACCGCCATCGCCGGGGCCTATCCGCTGAGCTTCCACAGCGTCGGCCTTTCCCTGGGCAGCGCCGATGGGCTCAATAATGACGATCTGGAAAAACTGGCCGCGCTCTGCGACCGCTACCAACCAAAGATGGTGTCCGACCATCTCAGCTGGAGCGGCCATGCCCATGACCGCTATCCCGATCTGCTCCCCATCCCCTATACGCGCAACGCGCTCGACCATTTCGCCGGCGAAATCGGCAAGGTCCAGGACCGGCTGCAGCGTCCCATCCTGATCGAGAACCCGTCCCGCTATCTCTCCTATCGGGACGACGAGATGAGCGAGACCGATTTCATCCATGCGCTCTGTCGTCAGGCAGGCTGCGGCCTGCTGTTCGACATAAACAATGTCGAGGTGACCGCGACCAATGTCGGACTCGATATGGAAGCCTATATCGACGCGATCGATCCGGCGATCGTCGGTGAAATCCATCTCGCCGGCCACGCTACGGAAACACATGACAGCGGACCGCTGCTGATCGACGATCACGGCTCGATGGTCAGCGATGTCAGCTGGAACCTGTACCGGCGCTTTATCGAACGCGCGGGCCCGATCGCCACGCTGATCGAATGGGACACGGATATCCCCGAATATGACGTGCTGATGGCAGAAGTTGCCAAGGCCGACACGATATTGAGCGACCTCCTGTCGGAGGAACCGCGCCATGCCCTCGCTCGCTGA
- a CDS encoding BufA1 family periplasmic bufferin-type metallophore: MSVLMKSTAAAAALAAAATLSATPAQAAGAKEKCYGIALAGENGCAAGPGTSCAGTSTADYQGNAWKYVAKGECTKLGGTLTPHKGNAKPVPKKG; encoded by the coding sequence ATGTCCGTTTTGATGAAATCGACCGCCGCCGCTGCCGCCCTGGCCGCTGCTGCAACCCTGTCCGCCACCCCTGCCCAGGCGGCAGGTGCCAAGGAAAAATGCTACGGCATCGCGCTGGCCGGAGAAAATGGTTGCGCGGCGGGCCCGGGTACCAGTTGCGCGGGTACATCGACCGCCGATTATCAGGGCAATGCCTGGAAATATGTTGCCAAGGGCGAATGCACCAAACTCGGCGGCACGCTAACCCCGCACAAGGGCAATGCGAAACCGGTTCCCAAAAAGGGCTGA
- the groES gene encoding co-chaperone GroES, whose product MKFRPLHDRVLVRRVEADAKTAGGIIIPDSAQEKPSEGKVVAVGNGLKDDNGKATPLDVKKGDKILFGKWSGTEVTVDGEELIIMKESDILGILEK is encoded by the coding sequence ATGAAATTTCGTCCATTACATGACCGTGTACTGGTGCGCCGCGTTGAAGCGGACGCAAAGACCGCTGGCGGTATCATCATTCCGGATAGTGCACAGGAAAAGCCATCCGAAGGTAAAGTTGTCGCTGTCGGCAACGGCCTGAAAGACGACAATGGCAAAGCTACTCCACTCGACGTCAAAAAAGGCGACAAGATCCTGTTCGGCAAATGGTCCGGCACGGAAGTCACCGTCGACGGCGAAGAGCTGATCATCATGAAGGAAAGCGATATTCTCGGCATTCTCGAGAAATAA